In the Apodemus sylvaticus chromosome 3, mApoSyl1.1, whole genome shotgun sequence genome, AGTAATCTTCCACTCAGcgaggttcctccctcccctgtgtcttcagggtttctcagtgtagctagctctgtcctggactcactttgtagaccaggttgacctctaactcagagatttgcctgcctctgcctcgagtgctgggattaaaggcgtgcaccgccacaAACAGCCGAGGTTCCTTTCTTTAAATATCTAGAAGCGTCCTAGTCTTTTTGTCATGTTcttttatgtgaatgtgtgttttgcctatatgtttGTCTGTGCACTGTATGTATGTCGGGCACCCACAGAGGgcaaaggtgtcagatcccctaggactggagttacagagagttgtgtgAGCACCATTATgcgattgctgggaattgaactcagagtctctagaagaggagccagtgctcacAACTGTTGTgtcatctttccagtcctaaatacctcattcatttttttattgatatattttttatttacatttcaaatgatttccccttttctgggtccccactcctcgcaagtcctataagccctcttccctacccctgttcctccatgtaccccttcccacttccctgttctggtattcccctatactcttgcactgagtctttccagaaccaggggccactcctccattcttttttttttttttttttttttttttttttttttttccagcaagcTCTCAACTTTTATTGGTCCCTCAATCCCCAAGGGTTCCCTCCTTCTCAGCCTCAGTGCCTCAGAACTCTGGTGTCATTGGTCTCGGACACCACTTTGCCATCCACGATCTTACGAGTAGTTGTCTTCTGCACAGTTTGCATGGAGTTGCTGGAGTCCAGGGCATCGTTGAGACTGAAATCTTCTCCATCCTCCAGCAAGCGGCGGTAGGTGGCTATCTCCGCCTCAAGTTTGACCTTGATGTTCAACAGAGCTTCATATTCCTGGGTCTGGCGCTGCCCCTCTGCCCGAGTTTGTGCCAGCTCTGACTCCAGGTGCAGAAGGACTGCATTGAGCTGCTCCATCTGTGCCTTGTATCGGGCCTCCACGTCCCCAAGGCTGTTCTCCAAGTTGATGTTCTGGTTTTTCATGGAGTCCAGGTCAATCTCCAAGGTCTGGAGGGTGCGTCTCAGCTCCGTGAGTGTGCTCTCAGCGTCCCTGATTTCGGCAGACTTGGTGGTGACCACTGTGGTACTCTCCTCAATCTGCTGAGACCAGTACTTGTCTAGTTCCTCGCGGTTCTTCTGAGCCAGCTCTTCATACTGGGCACGGATGTCCGCCATGATCTTGCTGAGGTCCTGAGATTTGGGAGCATCCACTTCCACAGTCAACCCAGATCTGGCAATCTGGGCTTCCAGACCTTGGACTTCCTCCTCATGATTCTTCTTCATGAACAGCAGTTCCTCCTTGAGCGCTTCGATTTCTGTCTCTAGCTGCAGCCTTGTGATATTGGTGTCATCCACCACCTTGCGGAGTCCATGGATGTCACTCTCCACAGACTGGCGCATGGCCAGTTCTGTCTCATACTTGACTCTGAAATCATCAGCGGCAAGACGGGCATTGTCGATCTGCAGGACGATGCGGGCATTGTCCACAGAATTCGCAAAGATCTGAGCCCTCAGGTCTTCGATGGTCTTGAAGTAATGGCCCCAGTCTCTGACGCCCTGGGGCCCCTTCTTCTCCAGATGTTCCCGGATTTTGCTCTCCAGTCTCCTGTTCTCAGTCTCCAGGCTCTTCACCTTGTCTAGGTAGCTGGCCAGGCGGTCGTTCAGGTCTTGCATGGTCTCCTTCTCGGTCTGGATTCCACCCATTCCCGCCAGGCCTGCGGACCCCACAGAACCACCCCAGACGGAGCGGGACACGGATATCCGGGACCCAGAGCCCCCAGCACCTGCATAGACGCTGGCTGCGCTGCTGGCAGGCCGGACCCGCTGGCTGGGAGTCCGCACAGAACCCAGGGACCGGTAGTTGGTGGAGAAGGTGGTGGAGCGGGTGGTGAAGCTCATCTTGTTTGGAGAGGAGAGCGAAGCGAGAGACCAGGACAGGAGTTCCGctgcccactcctccattctttttggacatcatttaatatgtggattatcaTTCTTAAAGGACTCAGAGTCAATTTTATCATCTgcaatttttaactttaattaaattttaatttttaatctatcAACTTGCTGGATCCAAAACATTTGAGCAAATAATATTC is a window encoding:
- the LOC127679912 gene encoding keratin, type I cytoskeletal 18; this encodes MSFTTRSTTFSTNYRSLGSVRTPSQRVRPASSAASVYAGAGGSGSRISVSRSVWGGSVGSAGLAGMGGIQTEKETMQDLNDRLASYLDKVKSLETENRRLESKIREHLEKKGPQGVRDWGHYFKTIEDLRAQIFANSVDNARIVLQIDNARLAADDFRVKYETELAMRQSVESDIHGLRKVVDDTNITRLQLETEIEALKEELLFMKKNHEEEVQGLEAQIARSGLTVEVDAPKSQDLSKIMADIRAQYEELAQKNREELDKYWSQQIEESTTVVTTKSAEIRDAESTLTELRRTLQTLEIDLDSMKNQNINLENSLGDVEARYKAQMEQLNAVLLHLESELAQTRAEGQRQTQEYEALLNIKVKLEAEIATYRRLLEDGEDFSLNDALDSSNSMQTVQKTTTRKIVDGKVVSETNDTRVLRH